A window of the Synechococcus sp. JA-3-3Ab genome harbors these coding sequences:
- a CDS encoding amidohydrolase, translating to MSYLLRNVLIPTATGYETTDVRIEGERIAAIGKELAAVGPDGVELDAHNKLLLPGFVNAHTHSSELWQRGIIPPYPLELWLAQLHEYAPPDPEKIYLSALATAVETLLSGGTTVVDHLILIPGQELATLEAAVRAYREVGIRAFIGPLLQDQALSQGLPSGSFSDRELETYPLSTAEVLAIVEEAVQRFHRPEEGITLMVAPTGIQLCSDKLFEGCAELSQKYGLPRHAHLLETRAQQRLAQEKYGCSAVEHLERLGYLDRRTSLAHCVWLTDADIEILARTGSTVVHNPLSNLRLGSGIAPILKYRQAGVNVAFGCDGSASNDSQDLLEAIKIGTILHNITDPDYRHWISPRESIEMASRGGAIGLGLGEELGSLEVGKQADLVLYDLTQLSLLPRTDPIGLLVLGRPTQVVHSVWVRGKRVVANGEVTTVDVAKLRQELFAHSTWDPFRRSQQGALEARYRQVMGLPE from the coding sequence ATGAGCTACCTTTTGCGCAATGTGCTGATTCCCACCGCCACCGGCTACGAGACTACAGATGTCCGCATTGAAGGGGAGCGGATCGCTGCCATCGGCAAAGAGCTGGCGGCAGTGGGCCCAGATGGCGTAGAGCTCGATGCCCACAACAAGCTTTTGTTGCCCGGCTTTGTCAACGCTCACACCCACTCTTCGGAGCTGTGGCAAAGAGGGATCATCCCGCCCTACCCGCTGGAGCTGTGGCTGGCACAACTGCACGAGTACGCGCCCCCGGATCCAGAAAAGATTTATCTCAGCGCCCTGGCGACAGCGGTGGAAACCTTGCTCAGTGGCGGCACGACCGTAGTGGATCACCTAATCCTCATCCCTGGCCAGGAGCTGGCCACCCTCGAGGCGGCGGTGCGGGCCTACCGAGAAGTCGGGATCCGCGCTTTCATCGGCCCCCTGCTCCAGGATCAAGCCCTCTCTCAGGGGTTGCCCAGCGGCTCCTTTTCGGATCGGGAGCTGGAAACCTATCCTCTCTCCACAGCGGAGGTGTTGGCCATTGTGGAAGAGGCAGTGCAGCGCTTTCACCGGCCAGAGGAGGGCATCACGCTGATGGTGGCCCCCACCGGCATCCAACTCTGTTCTGACAAGCTGTTTGAGGGCTGCGCGGAGTTGAGCCAGAAGTATGGCCTCCCCCGCCATGCCCACCTGCTGGAAACCCGCGCCCAGCAGAGATTGGCCCAGGAAAAGTACGGCTGCAGCGCAGTCGAGCACCTGGAGCGCTTGGGCTACCTAGACCGGAGAACCTCGCTGGCCCACTGCGTCTGGCTTACCGATGCCGATATCGAGATCTTGGCCCGCACCGGCTCTACGGTTGTCCACAACCCCTTGAGCAACCTGCGCCTGGGCAGCGGCATCGCCCCCATCCTCAAGTACCGGCAGGCGGGGGTGAACGTGGCCTTCGGCTGCGATGGGTCAGCCAGCAATGACTCCCAGGATCTCCTGGAGGCCATTAAAATCGGCACCATCCTGCACAACATTACGGATCCCGACTACCGCCACTGGATCTCGCCGCGGGAGAGCATCGAGATGGCCTCTCGCGGTGGGGCCATTGGTCTAGGGCTGGGAGAGGAGCTGGGATCCCTGGAGGTGGGCAAGCAGGCGGATCTGGTGCTTTACGACCTCACCCAACTATCGCTGTTGCCCCGCACGGATCCCATTGGTCTACTGGTGCTGGGCCGGCCCACCCAGGTGGTGCACAGCGTCTGGGTCAGGGGGAAGCGGGTGGTGGCCAACGGCGAGGTAACGACGGTGGATGTGGCCAAGCTGCGGCAGGAGCTGTTCGCTCACAGCACCTGGGATCCCTTCCGTCGCTCGCAGCAGGGAGCACTGGAGGCCCGCTACCGCCAGGTGATGGGTCTGCCAGAATAG
- the queG gene encoding tRNA epoxyqueuosine(34) reductase QueG, translating into MGAAADWARATEQVKRQALALGFDKVGIASAADPPDLTSLRAWLAAGMAADMAWMADPRRMDPERVLPGVQSLVCVALNYYTPTCHSRDPAKGKISRYAWGRDYHRVLGRRLKQLHLWMQAQFPDYRGRFYVDTGPVAEKPWAMQAGLGWIGKNGLLLTREYGSWVFLGVILTTLPLIPDRPHTAHCGTCSRCLEACPTQAIVSPGVVDSRRCIAYHTLESHAEQIPAEIAQNLHNWVAGCDICQEVCPWNQRFARPSRIPDFQPYPWNVAPDLQELARIGDEEFDRRFPASALRRLKAHRLRRNAKAALSGHSGSTAHSNDLEAHTPVPHPEALRAADANG; encoded by the coding sequence GTGGGAGCAGCAGCCGATTGGGCCAGAGCCACCGAGCAGGTGAAGCGGCAGGCGCTGGCGCTGGGCTTTGACAAAGTCGGCATTGCCAGCGCGGCGGATCCCCCTGACTTGACGAGCTTGCGGGCCTGGCTGGCCGCGGGCATGGCCGCCGACATGGCCTGGATGGCCGATCCCCGGCGAATGGATCCAGAGCGGGTGCTGCCGGGAGTACAATCTCTGGTCTGTGTGGCCCTCAACTACTACACCCCCACCTGCCACAGCCGGGATCCAGCTAAAGGCAAGATCTCCCGCTACGCGTGGGGGCGGGACTACCACCGCGTGTTGGGACGGCGGCTGAAGCAGCTCCACCTCTGGATGCAGGCCCAGTTTCCGGACTACCGCGGTCGATTCTACGTCGATACCGGCCCAGTGGCGGAAAAGCCCTGGGCCATGCAGGCGGGCTTGGGCTGGATCGGAAAAAACGGCCTCTTGCTTACCCGCGAATACGGCTCCTGGGTATTTCTGGGGGTAATCCTGACCACTCTCCCGTTGATCCCCGACCGGCCCCACACCGCCCACTGTGGCACCTGTAGCCGCTGTCTGGAGGCCTGCCCCACCCAGGCCATCGTCAGCCCAGGGGTGGTGGATTCCCGCCGCTGCATTGCCTACCACACCTTGGAAAGCCACGCCGAGCAGATCCCTGCCGAGATCGCCCAGAACCTACACAACTGGGTGGCCGGCTGCGACATCTGCCAAGAGGTCTGCCCTTGGAACCAGCGCTTTGCCCGGCCCAGCCGGATCCCCGATTTTCAGCCTTACCCTTGGAATGTTGCCCCCGATCTCCAAGAACTGGCGCGGATTGGCGACGAGGAGTTCGACCGCAGGTTTCCCGCCTCTGCCCTGCGCCGCCTCAAGGCCCACCGGCTGCGCCGCAACGCCAAAGCCGCTCTCAGCGGCCATTCGGGCTCCACAGCCCACAGCAACGATTTGGAAGCCCATACTCCCGTTCCTCACCCTGAAGCGCTCCGCGCCGCTGACGCGAACGGGTAG
- a CDS encoding zinc ribbon domain-containing protein, whose amino-acid sequence MGGARAWTTERAGLLTIAGNPNGMSQECSGCGQVVPKKLHERWHDCPYCGLSLSRDHNLARGIKSRAVGHPVLKAQETPAAIAGIPVREAWRKP is encoded by the coding sequence ATAGGGGGTGCTAGGGCGTGGACGACTGAAAGAGCTGGGCTGTTGACGATTGCAGGGAATCCAAACGGCATGAGTCAAGAGTGTTCTGGGTGTGGTCAGGTGGTTCCCAAAAAACTCCACGAAAGGTGGCACGATTGCCCCTACTGCGGGCTAAGCCTGTCACGGGATCACAACTTGGCGAGGGGAATCAAATCCAGAGCGGTGGGGCATCCCGTTCTTAAAGCTCAGGAAACGCCCGCTGCGATAGCAGGGATCCCTGTTCGCGAAGCGTGGCGTAAGCCATGA
- a CDS encoding AAA family ATPase: MAVLVHGIPGTGKTGWTQAVTHELLGPLRYAVLILDHEAVQEFIAPPYLEGVCLIINEADHLAQDRASEVAQQSTKTERILSLLDGTLHQSVLAPDYLDCEQSMTLVNDMLDYTENNVQYVQYGCLAWLDM; encoded by the coding sequence TTGGCGGTCTTGGTGCACGGGATCCCGGGTACGGGCAAAACGGGATGGACGCAGGCAGTGACCCACGAGCTGCTGGGGCCCCTGCGCTATGCGGTGCTCATCTTGGATCACGAAGCCGTGCAGGAGTTCATCGCGCCCCCCTACCTGGAGGGGGTCTGCCTGATCATCAACGAAGCCGATCACCTCGCCCAAGACCGAGCCAGCGAGGTAGCCCAGCAGAGCACCAAAACCGAACGCATCCTCAGCCTGTTAGATGGCACCCTTCACCAAAGCGTGCTCGCTCCCGATTATCTCGACTGCGAGCAGAGCATGACTCTAGTCAATGATATGCTGGACTATACTGAAAATAATGTACAGTATGTTCAGTATGGCTGCTTGGCATGGCTAGATATGTAA
- a CDS encoding IS607-like element ISSoc2 family transposase, which produces MARYVKPREAADYFGVCLHTLRRWEQKGWIHAVRTPSGRARRYNLDSYIGLRPADANRAPKKDKRVVLYARVSSRGQKPDLERQIARLVNLYPGAEVVGEVGGGLNFKRPKFLALLERVRAGDVGTIVVAHRDRLCRFGFEFVEWYCRQYGCEILVLDDDHLSPQQELVEDILTILHCFSSRLYGLRKYRAAIEKDTDLSGASAG; this is translated from the coding sequence ATGGCTAGATATGTAAAACCGAGAGAAGCGGCGGATTATTTTGGGGTGTGTCTCCACACCTTGAGGCGATGGGAACAGAAGGGCTGGATCCATGCAGTACGTACACCATCTGGTAGAGCGAGAAGGTATAACCTCGACAGCTACATTGGCCTCCGGCCCGCTGACGCGAACAGAGCACCCAAGAAGGACAAACGAGTCGTTTTGTACGCCCGAGTCAGCAGTCGAGGGCAGAAACCAGACTTGGAGAGACAGATTGCAAGACTGGTTAACCTCTATCCTGGAGCCGAAGTGGTCGGAGAGGTTGGCGGCGGTCTCAACTTCAAAAGACCAAAGTTCCTTGCCTTATTGGAACGAGTTCGTGCGGGAGATGTCGGAACAATTGTGGTCGCTCACCGGGATCGACTCTGCCGGTTTGGATTTGAGTTCGTTGAGTGGTACTGCCGTCAATACGGGTGCGAAATCTTGGTTCTCGATGACGATCACCTTTCTCCCCAACAGGAACTGGTTGAGGATATCCTCACCATCCTGCACTGCTTCAGCAGTCGGCTCTACGGACTCAGAAAATACCGGGCTGCAATCGAGAAAGATACGGATTTATCCGGAGCCAGCGCTGGCTAA
- a CDS encoding RNA-guided endonuclease InsQ/TnpB family protein has translation MRISSPSCTASAVGSTDSENTGLQSRKIRIYPEPALAKVWKRWQAACRYCYNQAIAYQRQHGAPKTARKLRHIILRSDLPGWVKDAPCHIKQNAVVEAWLAFRRSKDARFRSVRDRSHTLQFNAGNFRNGTWYPKLTRGLAFRASEEMPREWARGTELMRVKDRWYAIFPEPVNEQCSLAKGVVALDPGVRSFLTGFDGAGFVDIAKGDFGRIVRLCYHLDDLQSRLSKAPRPKRRRMRQAAFRLRERIRNLVDECHRKVAAFLTDNYRLIFLPTFESAKMVAKAGRKFGSKTARAMLTWAHYRFKQFLKFQAKKKNVVVVEVSEAYTSKTCTKCGHIHTKLGGAKVFRCPKCNHRLPRDWQGALGVMLRALRDTAFLFGLRPSSAVASASRSNNGNGQNAIASPLSSNAQQCSA, from the coding sequence TTGAGGATATCCTCACCATCCTGCACTGCTTCAGCAGTCGGCTCTACGGACTCAGAAAATACCGGGCTGCAATCGAGAAAGATACGGATTTATCCGGAGCCAGCGCTGGCTAAAGTTTGGAAGCGGTGGCAAGCGGCGTGCCGGTACTGCTACAACCAAGCGATTGCCTATCAGCGTCAGCATGGTGCCCCAAAAACGGCCAGAAAGCTGCGGCACATCATCCTGCGCTCCGACCTGCCCGGGTGGGTGAAGGACGCCCCCTGCCACATCAAGCAGAACGCGGTCGTCGAGGCGTGGTTGGCGTTTCGCCGAAGCAAAGACGCGAGGTTTCGCAGTGTGCGGGACAGGTCGCATACGCTGCAATTCAACGCCGGCAACTTTCGCAATGGGACGTGGTATCCGAAACTCACCCGAGGTTTGGCGTTCCGTGCATCCGAGGAGATGCCCAGAGAATGGGCACGTGGAACTGAGCTAATGCGGGTGAAAGACAGATGGTATGCCATCTTTCCTGAGCCCGTGAACGAGCAGTGTTCGTTAGCAAAGGGGGTTGTTGCGCTTGACCCTGGAGTAAGAAGCTTCCTTACAGGGTTTGATGGGGCGGGCTTTGTAGATATCGCCAAGGGGGACTTTGGCAGGATCGTTCGGCTGTGCTACCACCTAGACGATCTGCAATCTAGGCTGAGTAAAGCACCGAGACCCAAGCGTAGGCGAATGCGGCAAGCGGCGTTTCGTCTGCGGGAGAGAATCAGGAACTTGGTGGACGAGTGCCATCGCAAGGTAGCGGCGTTCCTAACGGATAACTACCGATTGATATTCCTCCCCACTTTCGAGTCAGCCAAGATGGTTGCCAAGGCAGGGAGGAAGTTTGGTAGCAAGACAGCAAGGGCGATGCTCACCTGGGCGCACTATCGGTTCAAGCAGTTCCTGAAGTTTCAAGCCAAGAAGAAAAACGTGGTTGTCGTGGAAGTATCGGAAGCGTACACCAGCAAAACCTGTACCAAGTGCGGGCACATCCACACCAAGTTGGGTGGCGCAAAGGTGTTTAGATGCCCAAAGTGCAACCATAGGCTACCACGAGATTGGCAAGGCGCTCTGGGTGTTATGCTCAGGGCTTTGCGGGATACCGCCTTTCTGTTTGGACTCCGTCCGAGTAGCGCGGTCGCGTCAGCATCGCGTAGTAACAACGGAAACGGACAGAATGCTATCGCTTCACCGCTGAGCAGTAATGCTCAGCAGTGTTCAGCGTAA
- the dnaN gene encoding DNA polymerase III subunit beta, which translates to MVQAQRPADWEVETGSPASAPRDGRSGDPFPVNRTESFGKAVDLPAGCLCFTCEQAELSHHLAAVSRAVASRPALPVLANVLVEASAEAQRVALTAFDLNLGIRSEFEAEVKGSGRTTLPAKLLSDIVSRLPSGPIGLSQVPESAAVTLTSAAGQYQLRGMPAEEYPTLPEIAPRTADADAEEESLAAQILELPIESLLQGIGQTLFAASGDDTKQVLTGVHVKLLTGDPPRLEFAATDGHRLAIVQVEAEGIPVDLAAGGTKLDFTIPARTLREVERILGAQTAASAVELRFDRSQVQFILPPGAGSAQCQQRITSRLLEGQYPDYNRLIPRQFERHVTLERRPLIESLERVGVFAAQRNEIIKFNLSEATQTLRISTEAPDVGSGEESLPVQMSGPDLELAFNVRYLLEALKVFHTQQVSLELNGATQPAIWKPIGATRLCYLVMPVQLRAT; encoded by the coding sequence ATGGTGCAAGCTCAACGTCCTGCGGATTGGGAAGTCGAAACCGGATCGCCCGCGTCTGCCCCGCGCGACGGCAGGTCTGGGGATCCCTTCCCCGTCAACAGGACAGAGTCCTTCGGCAAGGCTGTCGACCTACCTGCCGGTTGTCTTTGCTTCACCTGTGAGCAAGCTGAGCTCAGCCACCACCTTGCTGCAGTTAGCCGAGCCGTTGCCAGCCGTCCTGCCCTGCCAGTTTTGGCCAACGTGCTGGTAGAGGCAAGTGCAGAGGCACAGCGGGTTGCCCTGACGGCCTTTGACTTGAACTTGGGCATTCGCAGCGAGTTCGAGGCCGAGGTGAAGGGATCCGGTCGCACCACTCTGCCGGCCAAGCTGCTCAGCGACATCGTCAGCCGTTTGCCTAGCGGCCCGATCGGCCTCAGCCAAGTGCCGGAGAGCGCTGCCGTGACCCTTACATCGGCCGCCGGCCAGTACCAGCTACGCGGCATGCCTGCGGAAGAGTATCCCACCTTGCCCGAGATAGCGCCCCGTACTGCCGATGCCGATGCTGAGGAGGAGAGCTTAGCCGCCCAGATCCTTGAGCTGCCCATCGAGAGCCTGCTGCAAGGGATTGGCCAAACCCTCTTTGCCGCTTCCGGTGATGACACCAAGCAAGTGCTTACGGGTGTACATGTCAAGCTCTTGACCGGGGATCCGCCGCGGCTGGAGTTTGCGGCCACCGATGGACATCGCCTGGCGATAGTTCAGGTGGAGGCGGAAGGGATCCCAGTTGATTTGGCGGCTGGGGGGACGAAGCTGGATTTCACCATTCCCGCTCGGACTCTACGAGAGGTGGAGCGCATCCTCGGCGCCCAGACGGCCGCCTCCGCGGTGGAACTGCGGTTTGACCGGTCGCAGGTGCAATTTATTTTGCCCCCTGGCGCCGGCAGCGCTCAGTGCCAGCAGCGGATTACCAGCCGCCTTTTGGAGGGCCAGTACCCCGACTACAACCGCCTGATCCCCCGGCAATTTGAGCGGCATGTAACCCTGGAGCGTAGGCCTTTGATCGAGTCCTTGGAGCGAGTGGGGGTGTTTGCTGCCCAGCGGAACGAGATCATCAAGTTCAACCTTTCTGAGGCAACCCAAACCCTACGCATCAGCACCGAGGCGCCCGATGTGGGCAGCGGCGAGGAATCTCTGCCGGTACAGATGTCCGGCCCTGACCTGGAGCTGGCTTTTAATGTGCGCTACCTGCTGGAGGCCCTTAAGGTGTTTCATACACAGCAGGTGAGCCTGGAGCTGAACGGCGCTACCCAGCCAGCCATCTGGAAGCCGATTGGAGCGACGCGCCTCTGCTATTTGGTCATGCCGGTTCAACTGCGGGCTACCTAG
- the dusB gene encoding tRNA dihydrouridine synthase DusB, whose product MSLQLSPQLQARMAQPLEIGGVKVFSRVFQAPLSGVTDKVFRGLVRRFGPQSLVYTEMVNATGLHYARELPRIMEVGEGEQPIGIQLFDCRPHFLAEAARMAVDEGATLVDINMGCPVNKITRNGGGSALLREPDTAARIVEAVAKAVPVPVTVKTRLGWSDQEINILDFAHRLQEAGAQLLTLHGRTRAQGFSGKARWDWIRRVKEHLRIPVIANGDIFSTDAAVKCLEETGADGVMCSRGTMGYPFLVGQIDHFLKTGQERPAPTPLDRIQMALEHLRGLWEYKGERGIRQARKHMTWYIKDFAGASQFRALLCRIETLQEGEALLLQAMERCQEAPLQPEEVTEDSNEEQFEETT is encoded by the coding sequence ATGAGCCTGCAGCTTTCGCCGCAATTGCAAGCTCGAATGGCCCAGCCCCTTGAGATTGGGGGGGTAAAGGTTTTTAGTCGTGTCTTTCAGGCACCCCTGTCAGGCGTAACCGACAAAGTGTTTCGGGGGTTGGTACGCCGCTTTGGCCCGCAAAGCCTGGTCTACACCGAGATGGTGAACGCCACCGGGTTGCACTATGCCCGCGAGCTGCCCCGCATTATGGAAGTGGGTGAAGGAGAACAGCCCATCGGCATCCAGTTGTTCGACTGCCGGCCCCACTTTTTGGCCGAAGCGGCTCGCATGGCCGTGGATGAGGGGGCGACCTTGGTGGATATCAACATGGGCTGCCCAGTAAACAAGATTACCAGAAACGGCGGCGGCTCTGCCCTGCTGCGGGAGCCGGACACGGCAGCCCGGATTGTGGAAGCGGTGGCCAAGGCTGTACCTGTACCTGTTACAGTGAAAACTCGCCTGGGCTGGTCAGATCAGGAGATCAACATTCTGGATTTTGCCCATCGGCTGCAGGAGGCTGGAGCGCAACTGCTTACTTTGCATGGCCGCACACGCGCCCAGGGCTTTAGCGGCAAGGCTCGCTGGGATTGGATCCGCCGGGTCAAAGAGCACTTACGCATTCCGGTGATCGCCAACGGCGATATTTTCTCGACTGATGCAGCGGTAAAGTGTCTGGAGGAGACCGGAGCCGACGGGGTGATGTGCTCCCGCGGCACGATGGGCTACCCCTTCCTGGTGGGGCAAATCGATCACTTCCTGAAAACCGGCCAAGAAAGGCCGGCTCCTACCCCCCTGGATCGGATTCAAATGGCTTTAGAACACTTGCGGGGCCTCTGGGAGTATAAGGGAGAACGTGGCATCCGTCAGGCCCGCAAGCACATGACCTGGTACATCAAGGATTTTGCCGGCGCCTCTCAGTTTCGCGCCCTTCTCTGTCGCATCGAAACCTTGCAAGAAGGGGAAGCCCTTCTGCTTCAGGCCATGGAGCGCTGCCAAGAGGCACCGCTGCAACCGGAAGAAGTAACTGAAGACTCAAACGAAGAGCAATTTGAAGAGACTACCTGA
- the rpsR gene encoding 30S ribosomal protein S18, which produces MVYARRRLSPIKPGEPIKYTDVELLKKFVTERGKILPRRITGLTAKQQRQVSKAIKQARILGLLYFVNKEG; this is translated from the coding sequence ATGGTTTACGCTCGTCGCCGCCTGTCTCCCATCAAACCGGGAGAGCCGATCAAATACACCGATGTTGAGCTGCTCAAGAAATTTGTAACCGAGCGCGGCAAGATCCTGCCCCGCCGCATCACGGGGCTGACTGCCAAGCAGCAGCGGCAAGTCTCCAAAGCCATCAAACAAGCGCGCATCCTAGGCCTTCTCTACTTTGTCAACAAAGAAGGGTAA
- the rpmG gene encoding 50S ribosomal protein L33 produces the protein MAKAKGARIIITLECTECRTNVNKRSPGVNRYTTTKNRRNTTARLELKKFCPKCNRHTVHKEIK, from the coding sequence ATGGCCAAAGCAAAGGGTGCCCGCATCATCATTACCCTGGAATGTACGGAGTGCCGCACCAACGTCAACAAACGTTCTCCGGGGGTAAACCGCTACACCACCACCAAAAATCGCCGTAACACCACGGCCCGCTTGGAGCTGAAGAAATTCTGCCCCAAGTGCAACCGCCACACCGTCCATAAAGAGATCAAATAG
- a CDS encoding RDD family protein, which yields MTDPRPYPERPKTEQLEQNASEWQAFSALPPATSLPPVQAERPASQAASVPQAEETLPKLAPWGKRIGAFALDFGLGLGVSYLAQGLASLVGADAGAVDMTGYIAFFATWLVNRGYFQSRPAGQSLGKWLLNLKTLDPETEASPHLVRSLAREGVLSLFILTEALLVPLAADGLFALFDKEKRQSIHDRAGRTLVVESERGYHLDEKALRLLQEILEGEAAEDVKSAARDLLRKAQRNETVRDLSRQMQRLSRDVDRNTRALRQQTGRQVKNWVDSVKEKLDNW from the coding sequence ATGACGGATCCCAGACCCTATCCCGAACGGCCCAAAACCGAGCAACTGGAGCAAAACGCCAGCGAGTGGCAGGCCTTCAGCGCCTTGCCCCCCGCCACCTCTCTGCCTCCTGTGCAAGCCGAGCGACCGGCTTCTCAAGCAGCCAGCGTCCCCCAGGCTGAGGAAACCCTGCCCAAACTGGCCCCCTGGGGCAAACGGATCGGAGCCTTTGCCCTGGATTTTGGGCTGGGGCTGGGGGTCTCCTACCTGGCGCAGGGCCTGGCTTCCCTGGTGGGAGCCGATGCGGGCGCCGTGGATATGACCGGCTACATCGCCTTTTTTGCCACCTGGTTGGTGAACCGCGGCTACTTCCAATCCCGCCCCGCCGGCCAAAGCCTCGGCAAATGGCTGCTGAACCTCAAAACCCTGGATCCCGAAACCGAGGCCTCACCCCATCTGGTGCGCTCCCTGGCCCGCGAAGGGGTGCTCTCGCTGTTTATCCTCACGGAAGCCCTGCTGGTGCCTTTGGCTGCCGATGGCCTGTTCGCCCTTTTCGATAAAGAAAAACGCCAGAGCATCCACGACCGCGCCGGACGCACCCTGGTGGTGGAATCGGAGCGAGGCTACCACCTGGATGAAAAAGCCCTGCGGCTGCTGCAGGAAATTCTGGAGGGAGAAGCCGCCGAAGACGTCAAGTCCGCTGCTCGCGACCTGTTGCGCAAAGCTCAGCGCAACGAAACTGTGCGCGATCTTTCCAGACAGATGCAGCGCCTGAGCAGGGACGTGGATCGGAACACCCGCGCCCTCCGCCAACAAACCGGCAGGCAAGTCAAAAACTGGGTTGATTCCGTCAAAGAAAAGTTGGATAATTGGTGA
- the rnz gene encoding ribonuclease Z, which yields MRVTFLGTSSGMPTRQRNVSGVAVQFPQRSEWWLFDCGEGTQHQLLRLDELRPSQLRRIFITHMHGDHIYGLPGLLASCGLGSTPQHIDIYGPPGLEEYLKTVLRYSESRIPYSFRVHTVETGLILQDPEYWVFCAPLDHRVPAFGYRVVEQDRPGTFDVAKAQADGIPPGPLYGQLKAGQSILWQGRWFHGRDYVGAPIPGRKFSYCTDTIFCRNAVDLSRAADLVIHEATYAEADRELAERAKHSTAAMAARVAAEAKAQTLILTHFSPRYTSEGPITLEDLLAEARAIFPNTILARDRMTYEIPRRSPAPLPVGV from the coding sequence ATTCGTGTTACCTTTCTGGGCACCAGCTCCGGCATGCCCACCCGCCAGCGCAATGTCTCGGGCGTGGCGGTGCAGTTTCCGCAGCGGTCAGAATGGTGGCTGTTTGACTGTGGCGAGGGCACCCAACACCAACTGCTGCGGCTAGACGAGCTGCGCCCCAGCCAGTTGCGCCGCATTTTCATCACCCACATGCACGGGGATCACATCTACGGCCTGCCAGGGCTGTTGGCCTCCTGCGGCCTGGGCAGCACCCCCCAACACATCGACATCTATGGCCCCCCCGGCCTGGAAGAGTACCTGAAGACGGTGCTGCGCTACAGCGAGAGCCGAATTCCCTATTCCTTCCGGGTTCACACCGTCGAAACAGGGCTCATTCTTCAGGATCCCGAGTACTGGGTCTTCTGCGCCCCCCTGGATCACCGGGTGCCTGCCTTCGGCTACCGCGTGGTGGAGCAAGACCGGCCCGGCACCTTCGACGTGGCCAAAGCCCAGGCAGACGGGATCCCGCCCGGCCCTCTCTACGGGCAGCTCAAGGCCGGCCAATCCATCCTCTGGCAAGGCCGCTGGTTCCACGGGCGAGATTACGTAGGGGCTCCGATCCCAGGGCGCAAGTTCTCCTACTGCACCGACACCATCTTCTGCCGCAACGCCGTCGATCTCTCTCGCGCCGCCGATCTGGTCATCCACGAGGCCACCTACGCCGAAGCGGATCGGGAGCTAGCCGAGCGCGCCAAGCACTCCACCGCCGCCATGGCCGCGCGGGTGGCCGCCGAAGCCAAGGCCCAGACCCTCATCCTCACCCACTTCAGCCCCCGCTACACCTCAGAGGGCCCTATCACTTTGGAAGACCTGCTGGCCGAAGCCCGGGCCATTTTTCCCAACACCATCCTGGCCCGGGATCGGATGACCTACGAGATCCCGCGCCGCAGCCCCGCTCCCCTGCCGGTGGGAGTCTAG
- a CDS encoding HesB/IscA family protein, with protein MITLTESAIQELKRLRSKYEKEGSQPILRLGVKPSGCSGLSYTMNFEPQANPDDHTFDFGEIRVAVDPLSMTFIQGLTVDFSEDLLGGGFRFKNPNAVASCGCGTSFATAETAAAVGH; from the coding sequence ATGATCACCTTGACCGAGAGCGCCATCCAAGAGCTAAAGCGGCTGCGCAGCAAGTATGAGAAAGAGGGATCCCAACCCATCTTGCGCCTGGGGGTAAAGCCCAGCGGCTGCTCCGGCCTCTCCTACACCATGAACTTCGAGCCCCAGGCCAACCCTGACGACCATACCTTTGACTTTGGCGAGATTCGGGTGGCGGTGGATCCCTTGAGCATGACCTTTATTCAAGGGCTGACTGTCGATTTCTCCGAGGATCTGTTGGGGGGCGGCTTCCGCTTCAAGAACCCCAATGCGGTGGCTAGCTGCGGCTGCGGCACTTCCTTTGCCACTGCCGAAACCGCCGCTGCCGTCGGCCACTGA